The Bacteroides sp. AN502(2024) DNA segment GCCTGACTTTCGCACAGAATAAATCAAAGAGAAAGTCGATGAAGAAGCCTTTGGTGGAAATAGTTTCTATTGTTACCGACGAGAAAGGTAGCCCGTTGAAGAATGTTTCTATCATTTGTGGAGAAGGCGCAGTTGTTCTGTATACAGATGCAAAGGGAAGTTTTCAGACGAAGGTCGAGAATGACGCAACCGTCATGGTAGAGGCTTTGGGATATGAAGATAAAGTGTATAAGTTGACAGGCAGCAATATCGTTCCTGAAAAGATTGTACTGAAGAAAGAGCCTCTGTTCCTGACCGAAGAAGCGTTAGTGAACAGAGCCGATGGTGGCAAGACGTATAAAGGGAATGAAGTAGGCGCAACGAGCGTACTGGAGAACGGAAAGTTCGGAACGTTCCCAGATTTGACGCTGACTAATATGCTGCAAGGTAAAATGTTAGGTTTACAGGTCCGTTCTACGGTCAGCGGATTGGGGAATAATACACCTGATTTATTTATCCGTGGCCAGCATGGTATGTCGGACAATACGGCTATCGTTATTATTGACGGTGTCGAACGTCCGGTAGCGGATCTGATTCCTGAAGAAATCGAGCGTATCGAGTTGCTGAAAGATGCCACTGCCAAGATTCTTTACGGAGCACGTGCTGCGAATGGGGTACTTTGGGTGACTACCCGCAGAGGAAAGGCCAACCGCCGCATTTATAATGCAACCGCTGAAGCGGGTGTGATACAGATGACGCGTACTCCTGATTTCCTGAATTCTTATCAGTATGCTAATCTGTATAATGAAGCGCGTGCAAACGACGGACTGACTCCTTACTATAATCAGAAACAACTGGAAGGATATAAAAACTCCAAAGGAGCCAATGACCTATTGTATCCGAACGTTGATCTGTACGATCAGTTGTTGAACAAGAATGCCAACTATCGGAAAGTATCGTTCGATATGACGGGGGGTACCGACAGAGTGCGTTATGCTTTGATTGCCGGATATGTAGGAGGTAGCGGATTTGAAGACGTTACCTATACTCCGCAACTGCACCGCCTGACTCTTCGCGGAAACCTCGATTTCAATGTAACGGATTTTCTGGCTATATCCGCAGATGTTGCCGGACGTATGGAGATGCGTAAATGGGGACAATTGGATTGTGGTCAGGTATTCACGGCTTTGTCTACGCATCGTCCGAATGAATACCCGCTGACTATGTCACCGGAAGAAACCGGACTGGCCAGTTCGGACGGAATTCCATTGTTCGGTGCAAGTCTGTTGCGTCCGATGAATGCATACGCGGAAACGATGTACGGAGGATATACGGATGAACGTTATACACGCAGCCAGACCAATATCGGTTTGAAATTCGATCTTGATATGCTGATAAAAGGCTTGAAAGCCGGTGCTTTCCTTTCTTTCGACAACTATGATTACTTGCAACTCTCTTTGAGCAAAGTCTATCCGACGTATGCCATCAAGACATATCGTGACTTTGCCGGTGAGGAACAAATCATGTATACTCAGATGAAGAAAACAGATGTAGCTACTTCACAAAGCAGGAAGTCAACTACCTTGCAACAGACATTGGGGTGGAACGCCTTTGCTGCATACGAGAATACATTCAACCAAAAGCACGATGTATCGGCACGGTTGACTTATATGTACTCGAAAACAACGAGTCAGGGAGTGGCTCAGGACATTATCAATGCCAACTATGCATTGCGTCTGAACTATATGTATGACCATCGCTATGTTGTGGAAGCGGATATGGCATTGATGGGAAGCAACCGCTTTAAACCGGGAAATAAATACTTCTTCTCTGCAGCAGGCGGTCTTGCCTGGATTCTAAGTAATGAAGATTTCTTGAAAGACAATGAATACGTGAACTTTCTGAAACTGAAAACCAGTGCCGGTGTTTTGGGATATGACAGAAGTACGGAACATTTATTGTATGAACGTGCCTGGGTACAAGACGGCAACTTCCGCTTTGGAACGACGAATAATGGTGCTACGGCTTACTATTCTACTTTTGTCCGTGCCGGTAATCCGAACCTGAAATGGGAAAAGGTGGCAGAATGGAACATCGGTGTGGAAGGTCTGTTCCTGAACAACCGCTTATATACCGAAATGAACTATTTTCGTGAGAAACATACGGACATCATTGGTTCTGTCGATGCCTCTTACGGGGATTATACAGGCAACTTTACCTACCAGGATAATATGGGTTCCGTCTTGAATCACGGTATAGAAGGAATATTCACCTGGAGTGACCGTGTCAACGACTGGTCTTATTCGGTAGGAGCCAATTTCGTATGGTCAAAGAATAAAGTATTGAAATGGAACCAGGTGAAACATGGGGAGGAATATCGCTATACAGTGGGGCGTTCTACCGATGCTATGATGGGACTGGCTGCCGAAGGATTATTGGGCAAAGATATAGACATTAACGGACATGCAGTCCAGACGTTTGCCGATTATCAGGAAGGCGACATCGCCTACAAAGACCTGAACGGCGATAAGATCATTGACGGTCGTGACGTAAAGGAACTCGGCAATTCATTCCCGCGTACCACATTGGGTATCGACTTCAATGTAAATTACAAGGGCTGGGGATTGTATCTTCAGGGATATTCCGAATTGGGTGTTCACACCTGGGCAACGAATGCCTATTACTGGAACAATGGAGAAGGTAAATACTCCAAACTGGCATTAGACCGTTATCATCCGGTAAACAACCCGACCGGAAGTTATCCGCGCCTGACAACTACTGCCGGTGCGAACAATTTCCGCAATTCTTCTTTCTGGTTGAAGAATACAAGCTTCTTCCGTATGAAGAATGTTGAATTGAGCTACACGTTCAATCAGTTCTCCTCGAGTTCGGTAGTGAAGAAGATGAAGATTTTTGCTCGTGGTGCAAACTTGTTCGTGCTTTCTTCCGTGAAGGATTTGGATCCTGAATTGCTGAATGCCGGTGTGACAAACTATCCGGTGACGCGTACTTTTACAGGCGGAGTCTCTTTTGTATTTTAATTTTAAACAATTAATAGATGGCAATATGAAATATATATTAGGAAGTTGCGTTTTAGCAGGTCTGTTTCTCTTTTGTGCTTGTGACGACACATTGGATACAAAGGTGACATGGCAGATCGGAGACTCTGATACTTGGAGAGTGCCGGAACTTGCTCAAGGCGTACTATATAAAGCTTATAATGGCATAGCCAACCGTCCGGATTGTTTTGACAATAACTTTCTGGATTGTGCTACTGATAATGCAGTGACTAATTTGCGCAGCTCTTCTGTCTATAAATTAAGTATGGGCGGTATGACGGCGTTTAACAACCCGATCGGAAACTGGAGCAATGCGTACAACATGCTGAACTATGTAAACTCTTTCCTCGAAAACGGCCTGACCGACCAAGTTCAGTACAACTGCGCTGATCCGGAAGTGGATAAGCAAATCAAGCTGCGTCTGAAAGGTGAATCGTATTTCCTGCGTGCATGGTGGCATTTTGAGCTATTGAAGATGTACGGTGGAAAGGCGAAGAATGGAAAAGCGTTGGGTATTCCGTTGGCAGATCATTTTATTTCGCAGGATGAGGCCGCACAAAACGGTGAGTTTCTCCGTCCTACTTATCAGGCAACAATCGATTTTATCATTAACGATTTGGATAATGCCATCGAATTATTGCCGAACGTATATCAGGGAGATGACCTAGAGTTTGGTAATACACAAATCGGCCGTGCTACGAAAGCGGCGGCAGCTGTTCTGAAAAGTCGCGCGCTTTTATATAGCGCAAGCCCTGCCATGCAGGATGATGACGTAACGAAAATCACCGGCATGGGACAATTCGAAATACTGAATCCTACGGTTTATCAGGCAAAATGGGAAGCGGTAGCCAAAGAG contains these protein-coding regions:
- a CDS encoding SusC/RagA family TonB-linked outer membrane protein, which produces MRNKIRYIRLIGFIFVLIVGSSLTFAQNKSKRKSMKKPLVEIVSIVTDEKGSPLKNVSIICGEGAVVLYTDAKGSFQTKVENDATVMVEALGYEDKVYKLTGSNIVPEKIVLKKEPLFLTEEALVNRADGGKTYKGNEVGATSVLENGKFGTFPDLTLTNMLQGKMLGLQVRSTVSGLGNNTPDLFIRGQHGMSDNTAIVIIDGVERPVADLIPEEIERIELLKDATAKILYGARAANGVLWVTTRRGKANRRIYNATAEAGVIQMTRTPDFLNSYQYANLYNEARANDGLTPYYNQKQLEGYKNSKGANDLLYPNVDLYDQLLNKNANYRKVSFDMTGGTDRVRYALIAGYVGGSGFEDVTYTPQLHRLTLRGNLDFNVTDFLAISADVAGRMEMRKWGQLDCGQVFTALSTHRPNEYPLTMSPEETGLASSDGIPLFGASLLRPMNAYAETMYGGYTDERYTRSQTNIGLKFDLDMLIKGLKAGAFLSFDNYDYLQLSLSKVYPTYAIKTYRDFAGEEQIMYTQMKKTDVATSQSRKSTTLQQTLGWNAFAAYENTFNQKHDVSARLTYMYSKTTSQGVAQDIINANYALRLNYMYDHRYVVEADMALMGSNRFKPGNKYFFSAAGGLAWILSNEDFLKDNEYVNFLKLKTSAGVLGYDRSTEHLLYERAWVQDGNFRFGTTNNGATAYYSTFVRAGNPNLKWEKVAEWNIGVEGLFLNNRLYTEMNYFREKHTDIIGSVDASYGDYTGNFTYQDNMGSVLNHGIEGIFTWSDRVNDWSYSVGANFVWSKNKVLKWNQVKHGEEYRYTVGRSTDAMMGLAAEGLLGKDIDINGHAVQTFADYQEGDIAYKDLNGDKIIDGRDVKELGNSFPRTTLGIDFNVNYKGWGLYLQGYSELGVHTWATNAYYWNNGEGKYSKLALDRYHPVNNPTGSYPRLTTTAGANNFRNSSFWLKNTSFFRMKNVELSYTFNQFSSSSVVKKMKIFARGANLFVLSSVKDLDPELLNAGVTNYPVTRTFTGGVSFVF